One Alteromonas sp. KC3 DNA segment encodes these proteins:
- the fliG gene encoding flagellar motor switch protein FliG — protein sequence MAEELANVEEPSYDVSKLEGVEKAAILLLSLSEEDAAQILKHLEPKQVQKLGTEMAKVDDMTQTKITAVHKHFIEEIQNYSTIGFQSQDFVKRALTAALGEDKAANLIDQILMGSGAKGLDSLKWMDSKQVASIIRNEHPQIQTIVLSYLEPEQSAEILAQFPEKVRLDLLMRIANLEEVQPAALQELNEIMEKQFAGQAGTQAAKMGGLKSAANIMNYLDTAIEGQLMDAIREQDEEMSQQIQDLMFVFDNLVDVDDKGIQAILREVQQDALLKAIKGADEELKEKIMRNMSKRAAEMLNDDLEALGPVRISEVETAQKEILSVARRLSDSGEIMLGGGGGEEFL from the coding sequence ATGGCTGAAGAACTCGCCAATGTTGAAGAACCGTCATACGACGTCAGTAAATTAGAAGGCGTCGAAAAAGCTGCAATCTTACTATTGAGTTTGTCTGAAGAAGATGCGGCGCAAATTTTAAAACACTTAGAGCCAAAGCAAGTACAGAAACTGGGTACTGAAATGGCCAAAGTGGATGATATGACGCAGACGAAAATAACTGCGGTACACAAACATTTTATTGAAGAAATTCAAAACTACAGCACCATTGGTTTCCAAAGCCAAGACTTTGTTAAACGGGCACTAACCGCGGCACTTGGTGAAGATAAAGCCGCTAACCTCATTGATCAAATATTGATGGGAAGCGGTGCCAAAGGTCTTGATTCACTTAAATGGATGGATTCGAAGCAGGTTGCCAGTATCATTAGAAATGAGCACCCGCAGATCCAAACCATCGTATTGTCTTACCTAGAGCCAGAGCAAAGTGCAGAAATTTTGGCGCAATTCCCAGAGAAAGTGCGCTTAGACCTTCTCATGCGTATTGCTAACCTTGAAGAAGTTCAACCGGCGGCACTACAAGAACTGAACGAAATTATGGAGAAACAGTTTGCGGGTCAAGCGGGTACTCAAGCAGCCAAAATGGGCGGCTTGAAGTCGGCGGCCAACATCATGAACTACCTAGATACTGCAATCGAAGGGCAGTTAATGGATGCTATCCGTGAGCAAGATGAAGAAATGAGCCAGCAAATCCAAGACCTTATGTTTGTCTTTGACAACTTGGTGGATGTTGATGATAAAGGCATTCAGGCCATATTGCGGGAAGTACAACAAGATGCGCTACTTAAAGCCATCAAAGGTGCAGACGAAGAGCTTAAAGAAAAGATCATGCGTAACATGTCTAAACGTGCAGCTGAGATGCTTAACGATGACCTTGAAGCACTCGGTCCTGTGCGTATTAGTGAAGTGGAAACCGCTCAAAAAGAAATCTTGTCTGTGGCTCGTCGTCTGTCTGACTCTGGTGAAATTATGCTTGGCGGCGGTGGCGGCGAAGAATTCCTGTAA
- the fliH gene encoding flagellar assembly protein FliH yields MTAKKSFSESEASEAKKWDLPFVDDPHAPRDNEPTNALNRRSDWKYEPPEEEEEILPPTAQEIEAIRQAAFDEGHLEGKTTGFDEGKAEGLEKGYAEGLEKGQAEGLSQGLEEGRQQVATQAEVWQLLAEKLHDPLSQVNDETRDQLVKLAVTLAKAVIKTEVTTNTQVIQQALSEGIKALPINQTEYQIHMHPEDIAIVQAHFGEEEIAKKGWNFIESAAMERGGCDIATAHNAVDVSIERRCRDVIEQFLLNQGLSDD; encoded by the coding sequence ATGACGGCAAAAAAAAGTTTTTCAGAAAGCGAAGCAAGTGAAGCTAAAAAGTGGGACTTACCTTTTGTGGACGATCCTCATGCGCCACGAGATAACGAACCCACTAATGCGTTAAATCGCCGTTCTGATTGGAAATACGAGCCCCCTGAAGAAGAGGAAGAGATCTTACCGCCCACGGCACAAGAGATAGAAGCTATTCGACAAGCAGCTTTCGACGAAGGACACCTAGAGGGTAAGACAACAGGCTTTGATGAAGGTAAAGCAGAAGGATTAGAAAAAGGGTACGCCGAAGGGTTAGAGAAAGGACAGGCAGAAGGACTATCGCAAGGGTTGGAAGAGGGAAGGCAGCAAGTTGCTACTCAAGCTGAGGTGTGGCAACTATTGGCGGAGAAACTTCATGATCCCTTATCGCAAGTTAATGATGAAACGCGCGATCAGCTTGTAAAACTCGCAGTCACACTGGCTAAAGCGGTGATTAAAACAGAAGTTACCACTAACACGCAGGTTATCCAGCAAGCATTAAGTGAAGGGATTAAAGCGCTTCCTATCAACCAAACTGAATATCAAATACACATGCACCCTGAAGATATTGCCATTGTGCAAGCGCATTTTGGTGAAGAAGAGATTGCAAAAAAAGGCTGGAACTTTATCGAATCTGCGGCAATGGAACGGGGAGGTTGTGACATTGCGACAGCTCATAATGCGGTTGACGTCTCGATTGAACGACGTTGTCGCGACGTTATCGAACAATTCCTTTTAAACCAAGGTCTATCAGATGACTAG
- the fliI gene encoding flagellar protein export ATPase FliI, with the protein MTSPWHNHFESLTKQVTSPPVVAAGKLVRGIGLTLEAVGCQLPVGSQCLVQTIEGEIEAEVVGFGDDITYLMPTEAVRGIVPGSRVMPLNRQSGLPVGMGLLGRVVDGNGQPLDGLGAIEAEARAPTTRPPMNPLIRRPINTPMDVGVRAINALNTVGVGQRMGLFAGSGVGKSVLLGMMTRGCEADVVVVGLVGERGREVKEFIHEILTEEERQRAVVVAAPADTSPLMRLKGCETAVTIAEYFRDKGMKVLLLIDSLTRYAMAQREIALAVGEPPATKGYPPSVFARLPALVERAGNGSERQGSITAFYTVLTEGDDLQDPIADAARAILDGHVVLSRTLADSGHYPAIDIEASISRVMPMVVSEEHQLMARRIRQVYSNYKQNQDLISIGAYAKGSDPRIDLAIRAEPAINAFLQQGMKQVLPYDESLEGMAALAKGLGQG; encoded by the coding sequence ATGACTAGCCCTTGGCACAATCATTTTGAGTCATTGACCAAACAGGTTACCTCTCCTCCCGTGGTCGCTGCTGGCAAATTAGTGCGAGGCATAGGACTAACGCTAGAAGCGGTTGGCTGCCAATTACCGGTTGGAAGTCAATGCTTGGTTCAGACCATCGAAGGCGAAATTGAAGCTGAAGTTGTTGGCTTTGGCGATGACATCACCTATCTAATGCCCACAGAAGCCGTGCGCGGTATTGTGCCAGGTAGCCGCGTTATGCCGCTTAATCGACAAAGCGGATTACCTGTTGGCATGGGGTTACTCGGCCGAGTAGTGGATGGAAATGGCCAACCCCTTGACGGTTTAGGTGCAATTGAGGCAGAAGCTCGCGCGCCGACGACTCGCCCTCCTATGAACCCGCTTATTCGCCGCCCCATTAATACACCAATGGATGTTGGCGTGCGGGCAATCAACGCCCTTAATACCGTGGGCGTTGGGCAACGTATGGGGCTGTTTGCCGGTAGTGGTGTTGGTAAAAGTGTTTTGCTTGGCATGATGACGCGAGGCTGCGAAGCCGATGTTGTCGTTGTTGGGCTTGTTGGCGAACGGGGACGAGAAGTAAAAGAGTTCATCCATGAAATTTTAACCGAAGAAGAACGACAACGGGCAGTTGTTGTTGCAGCGCCGGCCGATACCTCCCCACTGATGCGACTAAAGGGCTGTGAAACAGCAGTGACTATCGCCGAGTATTTTCGCGACAAAGGCATGAAGGTACTCTTATTAATTGACTCATTGACGCGATACGCCATGGCGCAACGTGAAATAGCGCTTGCTGTGGGTGAGCCGCCTGCAACGAAAGGCTATCCGCCATCAGTGTTTGCACGCTTACCTGCGCTGGTGGAGCGTGCGGGGAATGGGAGTGAGCGACAAGGCTCAATAACGGCGTTTTACACCGTACTGACAGAAGGTGATGACCTCCAAGATCCTATTGCTGATGCCGCGCGCGCCATTTTAGATGGTCACGTCGTTCTGTCACGAACCTTAGCGGACAGTGGTCACTATCCTGCGATAGATATCGAAGCATCTATCAGCCGCGTAATGCCTATGGTAGTAAGTGAAGAGCATCAGTTAATGGCGCGAAGAATTAGGCAGGTATACTCGAACTACAAGCAAAACCAAGATCTCATCTCAATTGGCGCCTATGCGAAGGGCTCTGATCCTCGCATCGACTTAGCAATCCGTGCAGAGCCGGCGATTAATGCGTTTTTGCAGCAGGGTATGAAGCAAGTACTGCCTTATGACGAAAGTTTGGAAGGTATGGCTGCTCTTGCCAAAGGCCTTGGGCAAGGTTAA
- the fliJ gene encoding flagellar export protein FliJ: protein MSKQLERLAEFEKEKEEREARFYQQAQQNVNQQKQKLSSLEQYRIDYIKGIQQTGQGGVTATYYQQHLSFVGKLDKACEQQMQVIARAKMAADQRKQMWLKQQQKVKAVNLLLDKKKVAAQRKAAKEEQAMMDEFATQRFYRAKNSPF, encoded by the coding sequence ATGTCTAAACAACTAGAACGTCTTGCAGAGTTTGAAAAAGAAAAAGAAGAACGTGAGGCGCGTTTCTATCAACAAGCTCAGCAAAATGTAAATCAACAAAAGCAAAAACTGTCTAGTCTCGAACAATATCGCATCGACTATATAAAAGGCATTCAACAAACAGGTCAAGGTGGTGTAACAGCTACTTACTACCAGCAACATCTGTCATTTGTGGGCAAATTAGACAAAGCGTGTGAACAACAGATGCAAGTTATTGCACGAGCGAAAATGGCGGCAGATCAGCGCAAGCAAATGTGGCTTAAGCAGCAGCAAAAGGTAAAGGCCGTTAATTTACTGCTGGATAAAAAGAAAGTGGCAGCACAACGCAAAGCGGCAAAGGAAGAGCAAGCAATGATGGACGAGTTTGCCACCCAGCGCTTTTATCGCGCCAAGAATTCACCTTTCTAA
- a CDS encoding flagellar hook-length control protein FliK yields the protein MQQVAAQKTDIAALPFAASSTAQAVEAGIDGKAESQKGNGFDSLYQVAKTQANQAEPKRTSTSSNTPANTTHSVVREGKDKDAGHTNLPSDEKVSDAPTPTHETEVKAKPAHDTLVEDNSESPELAQHNENKDVDQPQDALEVEGDVVVSHRTETTYILGEDGKKDPDAGVITTPGTPDGKPDKEESGEPDWIAYVETIANRQKDSAAGESSQSDVTSATDLDGIIKVKESGRLWKLPEDVDSESVDSVLAHLLSQLQTAKEQGASDSESLNAVGDELLNSLRTLGDLLRGSNRKDGDPEHNELQAVQSELTTNTDTDLKNEDDLASLIAQLLNTEQTESSQATSTAETRIVEDDASESLSLTAEEEFILSLIQQAANVDGSETSAGAEGSDNATRLDALLAQATEQAKATDGKQSGGSEIKAGNENNANGVSIGADEAAGSLLNAIAQLPSETAQKATEALADRIVATMPNGAQQQSVKANIIAGINEFQQQVQQGREPGIDLSAIVADAAKEAAVSSDVAASLTVRVDSQASQFLQLMNTTQQSVHQVMQGQLAQVDTVMNENNQLRAEASKSQQQFEGFDKAVNIHKPEGQQQLNEKIRWMVNARNTMAEIRLDPPELGSMQVRVNVAGDAASVSFIVQSQQAKEALADAMPKLRDMLQEQGIELGDAQVRKDNSSSGENGQQLANNNDGSSSGRGNRGNNDGMDDEMGGTSVIEQSVTRELKGGIDFYA from the coding sequence ATGCAACAAGTTGCCGCACAGAAAACAGACATTGCCGCTTTGCCTTTTGCTGCAAGCAGCACAGCTCAAGCTGTTGAAGCTGGAATTGACGGAAAAGCCGAAAGCCAAAAAGGCAATGGGTTTGATAGTCTTTACCAAGTTGCAAAAACTCAGGCAAACCAGGCAGAGCCAAAGCGAACTTCAACGTCCTCAAATACACCTGCAAATACAACTCATTCTGTAGTTCGCGAAGGAAAGGATAAGGATGCTGGGCATACCAATTTACCAAGTGACGAGAAGGTCTCAGACGCACCAACACCAACTCACGAAACTGAAGTAAAGGCTAAGCCAGCGCACGACACGCTTGTAGAAGATAACTCAGAATCGCCTGAGCTAGCGCAGCACAATGAAAACAAAGATGTCGATCAGCCACAGGATGCGCTTGAAGTGGAGGGGGATGTCGTCGTTAGTCACCGTACCGAGACAACGTATATTCTGGGTGAGGATGGGAAAAAAGATCCTGATGCTGGCGTCATCACTACGCCTGGTACACCCGACGGTAAGCCAGATAAAGAAGAGTCGGGAGAGCCCGACTGGATAGCTTATGTGGAAACCATCGCTAATCGTCAAAAAGACAGCGCTGCCGGCGAGTCATCACAAAGCGATGTAACCAGCGCAACTGATCTGGATGGCATTATAAAAGTTAAGGAGAGTGGCAGACTTTGGAAGCTGCCTGAAGACGTAGATAGCGAGTCGGTTGACTCTGTCTTGGCGCATTTATTGTCACAATTGCAAACCGCTAAGGAGCAAGGCGCGAGCGACAGTGAGTCATTAAATGCTGTGGGGGATGAACTGTTAAATTCACTGCGTACGTTAGGTGATTTATTGCGAGGTAGTAACCGCAAAGACGGTGATCCTGAACACAATGAGCTGCAAGCGGTTCAAAGTGAGCTCACTACCAACACCGATACTGACCTAAAAAACGAAGATGACTTAGCTTCGCTAATTGCGCAGTTACTCAATACGGAGCAGACGGAGTCTAGTCAAGCAACGAGTACCGCTGAAACAAGAATTGTCGAAGATGACGCTTCTGAGTCGTTGAGCCTTACCGCTGAAGAAGAGTTTATTCTTAGCCTTATTCAACAGGCTGCTAATGTCGACGGTAGTGAAACGAGTGCAGGGGCTGAGGGGAGTGATAATGCTACCCGTTTGGATGCATTGCTAGCGCAAGCAACTGAACAAGCCAAAGCAACAGACGGTAAACAGAGCGGTGGTAGCGAAATTAAAGCAGGCAATGAAAACAATGCAAATGGCGTGTCGATAGGGGCTGATGAAGCAGCGGGTTCATTACTCAACGCAATTGCTCAGCTTCCTTCAGAAACTGCGCAAAAGGCTACTGAAGCGTTAGCCGACCGAATAGTGGCGACTATGCCAAACGGTGCTCAACAGCAAAGTGTTAAGGCGAATATTATTGCGGGCATCAACGAATTCCAGCAGCAAGTTCAGCAAGGCAGAGAGCCTGGAATTGACCTGTCTGCCATTGTTGCGGATGCTGCTAAAGAAGCCGCGGTATCATCTGATGTGGCGGCAAGCTTAACAGTGCGTGTAGATAGTCAGGCTTCTCAGTTTTTACAGTTGATGAATACAACACAGCAAAGTGTTCATCAGGTAATGCAGGGGCAATTGGCACAAGTTGATACCGTTATGAACGAAAACAATCAGCTGCGCGCCGAGGCGTCAAAATCACAGCAGCAGTTTGAAGGTTTCGACAAGGCTGTCAATATTCATAAGCCTGAAGGGCAGCAACAGCTCAATGAGAAGATTCGTTGGATGGTAAACGCGCGCAATACCATGGCCGAAATTCGACTTGACCCACCTGAACTTGGCAGCATGCAGGTTCGCGTAAATGTGGCAGGTGATGCCGCAAGTGTAAGTTTTATTGTTCAATCGCAACAGGCCAAAGAGGCCCTAGCTGATGCAATGCCTAAGCTAAGGGATATGTTGCAAGAACAGGGCATCGAGTTAGGTGATGCGCAGGTAAGAAAAGACAATTCATCAAGCGGTGAAAATGGCCAGCAACTTGCAAATAACAATGACGGAAGTTCATCGGGTCGAGGAAACCGTGGAAATAATGACGGTATGGACGACGAAATGGGTGGAACCAGCGTGATTGAGCAGTCAGTTACGCGAGAGTTAAAAGGCGGTATCGATTTTTATGCATAA
- the fliL gene encoding flagellar basal body-associated protein FliL — translation MAEEELQVEEGGKGKSKMMLIIIIAVVLVGGGAAAYFLLFAGGDEPAAEQLAEADAAAAPASATAGGKAEMGTALYVAMPRPFVFNVPGSGRDRLVQIKVQLLVRGSDNEELAKTHIPLIEGTLLQAFSMSNADDLITEAGKIELREQAVSEVQKALQEIEGKDVVERVLFTGFVMQ, via the coding sequence ATGGCTGAAGAAGAATTACAAGTAGAGGAAGGTGGTAAAGGCAAAAGCAAGATGATGTTAATCATCATTATTGCGGTGGTTTTAGTGGGTGGTGGTGCCGCGGCGTACTTTTTGCTGTTTGCCGGTGGTGATGAGCCAGCAGCCGAACAACTTGCTGAAGCCGATGCCGCCGCAGCACCCGCGAGCGCGACAGCTGGTGGTAAAGCAGAAATGGGTACCGCGCTTTATGTTGCCATGCCTAGGCCGTTTGTTTTCAATGTGCCGGGAAGTGGCCGAGACAGACTTGTGCAAATTAAAGTTCAGCTTTTGGTACGAGGCTCCGATAACGAAGAATTGGCAAAGACACATATTCCGTTAATTGAAGGGACCTTGCTTCAGGCATTTAGTATGTCAAATGCAGACGATCTTATTACCGAAGCTGGCAAAATTGAATTGCGCGAGCAAGCGGTGAGTGAAGTGCAAAAAGCACTTCAAGAAATTGAAGGCAAAGATGTTGTCGAACGTGTGCTTTTCACTGGCTTTGTCATGCAGTAA
- the fliM gene encoding flagellar motor switch protein FliM, whose protein sequence is MSDLLSQDEIDALLHGVDDVEEDEVGGGGDSDASTLEYDFSSQDRIVRGRMPTLEIVNERFARHMRVSLFNMMRRSAEVSINGIQMIKFGEYIHTLFVPTSLNMVRFRPLKGTGLITMEARLVFILVDNFFGGDGRYHAKIEGREFTPTERRIIQMLLKIIFEDYKEAWAPVMDVSFEYLDSEVNPAMANIVSPTEVVVISSFHIELDGGGGDFHVSLPYSMLEPIRELLDAGVQSDKEDTDLRWSKALRDEIMDVKVALTTHMLDVNVPLREVMEFKPGDIIPVEMPETITVLIEDLPTFRAKLGRSRDNLALKIVEKIARPTSVKSELQLLTRGGRIIDNDAELQVLEEDL, encoded by the coding sequence GTGAGTGATTTATTATCTCAAGACGAAATCGATGCCCTGTTACACGGGGTAGATGATGTCGAGGAAGATGAAGTTGGCGGTGGAGGCGATTCCGATGCGTCTACACTAGAATACGACTTCTCCTCACAGGATAGAATTGTGCGTGGGCGCATGCCTACGCTGGAAATCGTGAATGAACGTTTTGCTCGCCACATGCGAGTGAGCTTGTTCAATATGATGCGCCGGTCGGCTGAAGTATCGATAAACGGTATTCAAATGATCAAGTTTGGCGAATATATTCATACGCTATTTGTGCCTACCAGTCTTAACATGGTTCGTTTTCGTCCCTTAAAAGGCACGGGACTTATCACCATGGAAGCCCGTTTGGTGTTTATCTTGGTAGATAACTTTTTTGGTGGTGACGGACGTTATCACGCAAAAATTGAAGGCCGTGAATTCACACCAACAGAGCGCCGCATTATTCAGATGCTGCTTAAAATCATCTTCGAAGATTATAAAGAAGCATGGGCACCGGTTATGGACGTATCTTTTGAATATCTTGATTCAGAAGTAAACCCTGCCATGGCAAACATTGTTAGTCCTACCGAAGTGGTTGTAATCAGTTCATTCCATATTGAGCTAGATGGTGGTGGTGGCGATTTCCACGTGTCACTACCATACTCAATGCTAGAGCCAATTCGAGAATTACTCGACGCCGGTGTGCAAAGCGATAAAGAAGACACGGATCTGCGCTGGAGCAAGGCGCTGCGTGATGAAATTATGGATGTGAAAGTGGCGCTGACCACGCACATGCTTGATGTGAATGTACCACTAAGAGAAGTCATGGAATTTAAACCCGGTGATATTATCCCGGTTGAGATGCCCGAGACGATTACGGTGCTCATTGAAGATTTACCTACGTTCAGAGCGAAGTTAGGTCGTTCGCGCGATAACCTAGCACTGAAAATAGTGGAAAAAATTGCAAGACCGACTTCTGTGAAGTCTGAGCTACAGTTATTAACCCGTGGCGGGCGCATTATTGATAATGATGCCGAGCTACAAGTACTCGAAGAAGACCTGTAA
- the fliN gene encoding flagellar motor switch protein FliN — MSEDGMDDWAAAMAEQAESEAEQDGDNGDVQVAELDELTDDAPITQEEKKKLDTILDIPVTISMEVGRSQISIRNLLQLNQGSVVELDRVAGEPLDVLVNGTLIAHGEVVVVNDKFGIRLTDVISQIERIKKLR; from the coding sequence ATGAGTGAAGACGGTATGGACGACTGGGCAGCGGCAATGGCCGAACAAGCCGAGTCAGAAGCTGAACAAGATGGCGACAACGGCGACGTTCAGGTTGCTGAATTAGACGAGTTGACCGATGATGCTCCTATTACTCAGGAAGAGAAAAAGAAGCTGGATACTATTTTAGATATTCCGGTGACTATTTCGATGGAAGTAGGTCGTAGTCAAATTAGTATTCGAAATCTGCTACAGTTGAACCAGGGTTCTGTGGTGGAGCTGGATCGTGTTGCCGGTGAGCCACTAGATGTTTTAGTAAATGGCACGTTGATTGCTCATGGTGAAGTAGTAGTGGTCAACGACAAATTCGGTATTCGATTAACGGATGTTATTAGTCAAATTGAGAGAATCAAGAAGCTCAGATAA
- the fliO gene encoding flagellar biosynthetic protein FliO → MLPLLFSQVVGAQSTQSITNPTSVLSIFLSLLLVVAIIFALAYIMRRFNVTAMGSGQMKVVASMVAGAKEKIMVIQVGDEQHLIGVTSHNISHLSKLEKNLDVPSKGMGATAAGGGDAFKQKLVAAMAGKLNPEINKKNQKDESSDA, encoded by the coding sequence ATGCTGCCCCTGTTATTTAGCCAGGTTGTAGGCGCCCAATCTACCCAATCCATTACCAATCCCACATCGGTACTGTCAATTTTTCTATCGCTTTTACTGGTCGTCGCTATTATTTTTGCGCTTGCTTATATAATGCGTCGGTTTAATGTCACCGCCATGGGCAGTGGGCAAATGAAAGTGGTTGCAAGCATGGTGGCTGGTGCCAAAGAAAAAATCATGGTCATTCAAGTAGGGGATGAACAGCACCTTATCGGCGTTACCAGTCACAATATCTCCCATTTAAGTAAGTTGGAGAAAAACCTAGACGTACCGTCAAAAGGAATGGGGGCAACTGCTGCAGGGGGCGGTGACGCCTTTAAACAAAAGTTGGTCGCTGCGATGGCAGGCAAATTGAACCCTGAGATCAATAAGAAAAATCAAAAGGACGAATCTTCCGATGCGTAA
- the fliP gene encoding flagellar type III secretion system pore protein FliP (The bacterial flagellar biogenesis protein FliP forms a type III secretion system (T3SS)-type pore required for flagellar assembly.), with protein sequence MRKFALLTFAVFALFFMVEPVYAQQGISAVTVTTNDDGTQDYSMTLQALFIMTALSLIPAFIMMMTSFTRIIVVLSILRQAIGLQQSPSNQILIGVSLFLSMFIMAPVFEEVNERALQPYLNEAMTSKEAFEQAKGPMRAFMLSQTRVKDLETFVRIAGDEGKYADTEEVPLTILIPAFVTSELKTAFQIGFMLFIPFLIIDLVVASILMAMGMMMLSPMIVSLPFKLMLFVLVDGWNLIFGTLATSFGMGV encoded by the coding sequence ATGCGTAAGTTTGCGTTGTTAACTTTTGCCGTATTTGCTCTTTTTTTCATGGTAGAGCCAGTATACGCACAACAAGGTATCTCTGCCGTTACCGTTACCACCAATGACGATGGGACCCAAGACTACAGCATGACATTACAAGCGTTGTTTATCATGACAGCGCTAAGTCTAATACCTGCATTTATTATGATGATGACCTCGTTTACGCGTATTATCGTGGTATTGTCCATTTTACGTCAGGCTATCGGGTTACAGCAGTCACCCTCAAATCAGATCCTCATTGGCGTAAGCTTGTTTCTTTCTATGTTCATTATGGCGCCGGTTTTTGAAGAGGTGAACGAAAGAGCATTACAACCCTACCTTAATGAGGCTATGACCAGTAAAGAGGCATTTGAACAGGCCAAAGGGCCTATGCGTGCGTTTATGCTATCGCAAACTCGCGTAAAAGACTTGGAGACCTTTGTACGCATTGCTGGTGATGAAGGCAAATATGCCGATACTGAAGAGGTCCCCTTAACTATTTTAATCCCAGCTTTTGTAACCAGTGAGTTAAAAACCGCTTTTCAAATTGGGTTTATGTTGTTCATTCCATTTTTGATCATAGACTTAGTTGTAGCGTCAATTCTAATGGCAATGGGTATGATGATGTTGTCACCCATGATTGTATCGCTTCCGTTTAAACTTATGTTGTTTGTGTTAGTTGATGGTTGGAATCTTATTTTCGGTACCCTTGCCACCAGTTTCGGTATGGGCGTCTAG
- the fliQ gene encoding flagellar biosynthesis protein FliQ codes for MSPEVFVEILREAMYMVIVLVSAVIVPSLIVGLVVAVFQAATSINEQTMSFLPRLLVTLLALSWGGNWLVQQLMDFTFRMVDLIPQVVG; via the coding sequence ATGTCACCAGAAGTCTTTGTCGAAATACTCCGTGAGGCAATGTACATGGTAATTGTACTCGTGTCGGCGGTAATTGTACCGAGCCTTATTGTTGGTCTTGTTGTAGCGGTATTTCAAGCCGCAACCAGTATTAACGAGCAGACAATGAGCTTTCTGCCTCGCCTACTAGTAACCCTGTTAGCGCTCAGTTGGGGCGGCAACTGGCTGGTACAGCAGCTCATGGACTTTACGTTTCGCATGGTTGATTTAATTCCACAAGTTGTGGGTTAA
- the fliR gene encoding flagellar biosynthetic protein FliR: MDVELSVINQFLADMLLPFMRISGLFVAMIGLSAKSIPPQVRALLGIMLTLIIMPVVPPSPITNLVDVGTFVVVIQQLVIGVAIGFISMMVLNTFVLAGQVIAMQTGLGFASIVDPVNGINVPAVGQFYLILATLLFWTLDGHLSMIHMIVMSFEAFPIGEAWWTGEQFRDIAHWAGWMFVSALTLSLAPIVSLLIVNLAFGVMTKAAPQLNIFSIGFSIAQVMGLIIIWITLDNFTAHFETQWFRAEQFMCELLNICP; the protein is encoded by the coding sequence GTGGACGTTGAACTATCCGTTATTAACCAATTTTTAGCCGATATGCTGCTTCCGTTTATGCGTATTAGTGGCTTATTCGTTGCTATGATTGGGTTAAGTGCTAAGTCGATTCCACCGCAGGTACGTGCACTGTTGGGTATTATGCTGACGCTAATCATCATGCCCGTTGTTCCACCGTCGCCGATTACTAACCTGGTCGATGTGGGTACGTTTGTGGTGGTTATTCAGCAGCTTGTCATTGGTGTTGCTATTGGTTTTATCTCTATGATGGTTCTCAACACCTTTGTACTAGCCGGTCAAGTTATTGCTATGCAAACCGGTTTGGGCTTTGCCTCGATTGTCGACCCTGTTAATGGTATTAATGTACCAGCGGTAGGTCAGTTTTATCTTATTTTAGCGACGCTGTTGTTTTGGACGCTAGACGGCCACTTATCCATGATCCATATGATTGTTATGAGCTTCGAAGCGTTTCCTATTGGTGAAGCATGGTGGACAGGTGAGCAATTCAGAGACATTGCACATTGGGCTGGCTGGATGTTCGTATCGGCACTGACTTTATCGCTCGCGCCTATTGTGTCATTGCTTATTGTAAATTTGGCGTTTGGCGTTATGACCAAAGCGGCGCCACAGCTCAACATTTTTAGTATTGGTTTCTCGATTGCTCAGGTAATGGGGTTAATTATTATTTGGATAACACTCGATAATTTTACCGCTCACTTTGAAACCCAATGGTTTCGCGCTGAACAGTTTATGTGTGAGCTATTAAATATTTGTCCTTAA